Proteins co-encoded in one Sebastes umbrosus isolate fSebUmb1 chromosome 20, fSebUmb1.pri, whole genome shotgun sequence genomic window:
- the tbx21 gene encoding T-box transcription factor TBX21 yields the protein MGGLGGNLHLSMLNGTETQTFGKRDLAEFKMGIQDARFYYPDSVPGGQDSLALQYHHHQDQTGGGYGAQTGRFYAQSLSGAAGQGYIQTAAGGGGDGFPPAGKDLYSPSPESYPVSFQHGYQRPPLYPLPGLQVCGKTQALLNNYPLWAKFHKFQTEMIITKQGRRMFPFLSFNISLLDPSAHYNVYVDVVLADQHHWRYQGGKWVQCGKAEGNMPGNRMYMHPDSPNTGAHWMRQEVSFSKLKLTNNKGSTNNVAQMIVLQSLHKYQPRLHIVEVKEDGSEDPFLSSKAQTFIFPETQFIAVTAYQNADITQLKIDHNPFAKGFRDNYDTLYAPPDSDRLTPSPTESQQLLPGSCYPQGYLSEQYMSPLPQGRFFSRDAIGMGQQHKDPSSSPGPHSRWYLPPQQGVAANRLDFTSSYEGDFSGNGFYKPFPLQTSAHHALSYYPDHPFASTSVSVSGATSAGWTTSRPTPQYLSHPSKPGPSLGWFRPISSSSSSSSSSTSPGNPRLHAPSLLEPLQPPLLQEKPKDTVEVVVEDPWLEPPSVKSATSADSGLFEGGVGDNKKRRVSPYTSSTENSPPPRSGEVCEKDSDADYYGYYTH from the exons ATGGGCGGTTTAGGTGGCAACCTCCACCTCAGCATGTTGAATGGGACTGAAACGCAAACTTTCGGAAAGAGGGATCTAGCAGAGTTTAAAATGGGGATTCAGGACGCCAGGTTTTACTACCCGGACTCTGTTCCAGGCGGACAGGACTCTCTGGCTCTGCagtaccaccaccaccaggacCAGACTGGAGGAGGATACGGAGCGCAGACCGGCAGGTTTTACGCACAGAGCCTCAGTGGAGCAGCCGGGCAGGGTTACATCCAGacggctgctggaggaggaggagacgggtTTCCTCCGGCTGGTAAAGACTTGTACTCTCCTTCACCGGAGAGTTACCCGGTGAGCTTCCAGCACGGCTACCAGCGACCACCTCTCTACCCTTTACCTGGCCTACAGGTGTGCGGCAAGACGCAGGCGCTCCTCAATAACTACCCGCTATGGGCCAAGTTCCACAAGTTCCAAACCGAGATGATCATCACCAAACAGGGCAG GAGGATGTTCCCCTTCCTGAGCTTCAACATCAGCCTTCTGGATCCGTCTGCCCACTATAACGTGTATGTGGACGTAGTTCTGGCGGATCAGCACCACTGGAGGTACCAGGGCGGCAAGTGGGTCCAGTGTGGGAAAGCGGAGGGCAACATGCCAG GGAACAGGATGTACATGCACCCCGACTCTCCCAACACAGGAGCTCACTGGATGAGACAAGAAGTGTCTTTCAGCAAACTCAAGCTCACCAACAACAAGGGCAGCACCAATAATGTGGCACAG aTGATCGTGCTCCAGTCGCTCCATAAGTACCAGCCTCGTCTTCACATCGTGGAGGTGAAGGAGGACGGCTCCGAGGATCCCTTCCTCTCATCCAAAGCTCAGACCTTCATCTTCCCGGAGACTCAGTTCATCGCCGTCACCGCTTATCAGAACGCAGAC ATCACTCAGCTGAAAATAGACCACAACCCCTTCGCCAAAGGTTTCCGCGACAATTACGACAC GCTGTACGCTCCTCCCGACTCTGATCGCCTCACCCCCTCCCCGACAGAGAGCCAGCAGCTGCTGCCAGGGAGCTGCTACCCCCAAGGCTACCTCTCTGAGCAGTACATGAGCCCCTTGCCCCAGGGACGCTTCTTCAGCCGCGATGCCATCGGCATGGGCCAGCAGCACAAAGACCCGTCCTCCAGCCCCGGTCCTCACAGCCGCTGGTACCTACCGCCCCAGCAGGGTGTGGCCGCCAACCGGCTTGACTTCACTTCCTCCTACGAAGGGGACTTCTCTGGAAACGGGTTCTACAAGCCCTTCCCCTTGCAGACGTCCGCTCACCATGCCCTCAGCTACTACCCAGATCACCCTTTTGCGTCTACCAGCGTGTCCGTATCAGGAGCCACCTCAGCGGGCTGGACCACCAGCCGGCCCACTCCTCAGTACCTCAGCCACCCGAGCAAACCTGGCCCCAGTCTGGGCTGGTTTCGACCCAtatcatcctcttcatcctcctcctcttcttccacgTCACCTGGCAACCCTCGGCTGCACGCGCCCTCGCTCCTAGAGCCGCTGCAGCCGCCCTTGCTGCAGGAAAAACCCAAAGACACTGTGGAGGTGGTGGTAGAGGACCCCTGGCTCGAACCCCCCTCTGTGAAATCAGCAACCTCAGCCGACTCGGGCCTGTTTGAGGGCGGCGTGGGGGACAACAAGAAGAGGAGGGTGTCGCCGTATACGTCCAGCACTGAAAACTCCCCGCCTCCGCGCAGTGGAGAGGTCTGCGAGAAGGACAGCGATGCAGACTATTATGGTTATTACACCCACTGA